A portion of the Streptomyces sp. NBC_01335 genome contains these proteins:
- a CDS encoding endo-1,4-beta-xylanase: MLSRRLALAVATGAVAALTLGTAAQAAPARHGGHEATLRTLAERPDLLVGTAVDTSALATDAPYRADVASEFSSVTAENVMKWEVVEPARGTYDWSQADKLVRFAKKNGQEVRGHTLVWHNQLPAWLTSGVADGSIDTNELRAILKKHITDEVRHFKGEIYQWDVVNEVFDEDGTYRDSLWLQKLGPSYIADAFKWAHAADPKAKLFMNDYNVEGVNAKSTAYYDLAKRLRAQGVPVQGLGIQGHLDIQYGFPGDVGDNLARFDALGLQTAFTEIDVRMTLPVDETKQARQAQDYRRLLDACIAVRGCKSFTVWGFSDKYSWVPDTFSGQGSANIMDENFVRKPAYTALADGLRAAAHRNGRH; the protein is encoded by the coding sequence ATGCTGTCCAGACGACTCGCCCTCGCCGTCGCCACCGGTGCCGTGGCCGCACTGACCCTCGGCACGGCCGCCCAGGCGGCCCCCGCCCGTCACGGTGGGCACGAGGCGACGCTGCGTACCCTCGCAGAGCGTCCGGACCTGCTCGTCGGAACGGCGGTCGACACCAGCGCGCTCGCCACCGACGCCCCCTACCGGGCCGACGTGGCCTCCGAGTTCAGCTCGGTGACCGCCGAGAACGTCATGAAGTGGGAGGTCGTCGAGCCGGCCCGCGGCACCTACGACTGGTCGCAGGCGGACAAGCTGGTCAGGTTCGCGAAGAAGAACGGCCAGGAGGTGCGCGGCCACACGCTGGTCTGGCACAACCAGCTGCCGGCCTGGCTCACTTCGGGCGTCGCGGACGGCTCGATCGACACGAACGAGCTCCGCGCCATCCTGAAGAAGCACATCACCGACGAGGTCCGCCACTTCAAGGGCGAGATCTACCAGTGGGACGTCGTCAACGAGGTCTTCGACGAGGACGGCACCTACCGGGACTCGCTGTGGCTGCAGAAGCTCGGCCCGTCCTACATCGCCGACGCCTTCAAGTGGGCCCACGCGGCCGACCCCAAGGCGAAGCTCTTCATGAACGACTACAACGTCGAGGGCGTGAACGCCAAGTCCACCGCCTACTACGACCTGGCCAAGAGGCTCCGCGCCCAGGGCGTCCCCGTCCAGGGTCTGGGAATCCAGGGTCACCTGGACATCCAGTACGGCTTCCCGGGCGACGTCGGCGACAACCTGGCCCGGTTCGACGCCCTCGGTCTGCAGACCGCGTTCACCGAGATCGACGTGCGGATGACCCTGCCGGTGGACGAGACCAAGCAGGCGCGCCAGGCCCAGGACTACCGCAGGCTGCTCGACGCCTGCATCGCCGTGCGGGGCTGCAAGTCCTTCACGGTCTGGGGCTTCAGCGACAAGTACTCGTGGGTTCCGGACACGTTCTCGGGCCAGGGTTCCGCGAACATCATGGACGAGAACTTCGTGCGCAAGCCCGCCTACACCGCGCTCGCCGACGGCCTCCGCGCCGCCGCGCACCGCAACGGCCGGCACTGA
- a CDS encoding endo-1,4-beta-xylanase produces the protein MTINVSDAGGRIRSPFRTFARRALALGGAGLVSVTGVVALSGSAQAAGTTLGAAAAGSGRYFGTAVAANHLGESGYATTLDTEFNAVTPENEMKWDAVEGTRNTFNFSNADSIVSHAQSKNMKVRGHTLVWHSQLPSWVSGLAATDLRTAMNNHITQVMTHYKGKIYAWDVVNEAFQDGSSGARRSSPFQDKLGDGFIEEAFKTARSVDPAAKLCYNDYNTDGVNAKSTAVYNMVKDFKARGVPIDCVGFQSHFNSNSPVPSDYQANLQRFADLGVDVQITELDIEGSGTAQATSYSNVVKACLAVTRCTGITVWGIPDKYSWRASGTPLLFDDNYGKKAAYTAVLTALGGTSGGGTTDPGTGGGGTDPGTGTKTCTATYAATQTWSGGFNGQVTIKAGSAAITGWSVKVTLGANQTTTGVWNGTTAWDSTGKVMTVTPSYNGSLAAGASTSFGFTVQANGNTAAPTVSVCTAS, from the coding sequence ATGACCATCAACGTGTCCGACGCGGGCGGGCGAATCCGCTCCCCGTTCCGCACCTTCGCCCGCAGGGCCCTCGCCCTCGGCGGAGCGGGCCTCGTCTCCGTCACCGGAGTCGTCGCGCTCTCCGGCAGCGCCCAGGCCGCCGGCACCACCCTCGGCGCCGCGGCAGCCGGCTCGGGGCGTTACTTCGGTACGGCCGTCGCCGCCAACCACCTTGGCGAGTCGGGCTACGCGACCACGCTCGACACCGAGTTCAACGCGGTGACGCCGGAGAACGAGATGAAGTGGGATGCCGTGGAGGGCACCCGCAACACCTTCAACTTCTCCAACGCCGACTCGATCGTCAGCCACGCCCAGAGCAAGAACATGAAGGTGCGGGGCCACACGCTGGTCTGGCACTCCCAGCTGCCGAGCTGGGTGAGCGGCCTCGCCGCCACCGACCTGCGCACCGCCATGAACAACCACATCACCCAGGTGATGACCCACTACAAGGGCAAGATCTACGCCTGGGACGTGGTCAACGAGGCGTTCCAGGACGGCAGCAGCGGCGCGCGGCGTTCCTCGCCCTTCCAGGACAAGCTGGGCGACGGCTTCATCGAGGAGGCGTTCAAGACCGCCCGGAGCGTCGACCCCGCCGCGAAGCTCTGCTACAACGACTACAACACCGACGGCGTGAACGCGAAGTCCACCGCCGTCTACAACATGGTGAAGGACTTCAAGGCGCGGGGCGTCCCGATCGACTGCGTGGGCTTCCAGAGCCACTTCAACAGCAACTCGCCCGTCCCGTCCGACTACCAGGCCAACCTCCAGCGCTTCGCCGACCTCGGCGTCGACGTGCAGATCACCGAGCTGGACATCGAGGGCTCCGGCACCGCCCAGGCCACCAGCTACAGCAACGTCGTCAAGGCCTGCCTCGCCGTGACCCGCTGCACCGGGATCACCGTCTGGGGCATCCCGGACAAGTACTCGTGGCGAGCCAGCGGAACCCCGCTGCTCTTCGACGACAACTACGGCAAGAAGGCCGCCTACACCGCGGTCCTGACGGCCCTCGGCGGTACTTCCGGCGGCGGCACCACCGACCCCGGTACGGGTGGCGGCGGCACGGACCCCGGCACCGGCACGAAGACCTGCACCGCCACCTACGCGGCGACGCAGACCTGGTCCGGCGGCTTCAACGGCCAGGTGACCATCAAGGCGGGCTCCGCCGCGATCACCGGCTGGAGCGTCAAGGTCACCCTCGGCGCCAACCAGACGACCACCGGAGTCTGGAACGGCACGACCGCCTGGGACAGCACCGGCAAGGTCATGACGGTCACGCCCAGCTACAACGGCAGCCTGGCCGCCGGGGCTTCGACCAGCTTCGGGTTCACCGTGCAGGCGAACGGCAACACGGCCGCCCCCACCGTGAGCGTCTGCACCGCGTCCTGA
- a CDS encoding DNRLRE domain-containing protein — protein sequence MSAPRRPGARWRRGGAGAAALALAAGALSASAAGAPPAAALTAPVGFTADNLSTYQTNGIVWALAEANGVVYAGGTFSQIRPAGVAAGGTGSAAAVNFAAFNAATGAPAGCSLSFTRSSGTATVRALALSPDKSILYVGGWFNAVNGTTRNGLVAINTATCTVRSGFAPNFGATVRALDVAADGTVYAGGDFQTVNGSARRFFGAVTPAGALTAWNPDADDPGRALKVTPDGASVLIGGDFTTVGGTATHALAVVDAASGALTHPYPNGFVPASAVIKDIVTDQASGGWYVAGEGMGGNSFDGRIAMELDGFGQRWRDTCQGATQALRVHRGVLYAGSHVHDCSTMGEFPNQVRKHLTAQSVDGPAMLGWLPDTNDGIGEPVGPRALTVSSRDGRDFLWVGGEFTTVNGAAQQGLTRFANTPDTGAPAVPVVSVSSPRAGQVRVGWRSSLDLDDSSLTYRVYRDGAAAPVYTTTSSSLFFSRPQLTFTDTDVVAGQTYSYRVSASDGTNTSAQSAAVSVTAASSASPYREKVLADGAELYWRYDEAGGAFAADASDGLDGGVYVNAPTYRAAGAVAGSTALGVNGTDEYVYSDRLHHSTSPSPYSVETWFRTTSTTGGRIVGFGNNIGVDTGHTSTISDKIVYLTDVGRLAFGVQTGSSSTRPTITTPGSYNDGAWHHVVATQGPAGMVLYVDGAVAGTNAATGNRSYDGYWRVGGDAMNNAWPNRPTSTYLAGQVDETAVYPTALTAAQVAAHHDLADAPPVPGDGGGDGGDGGADTTVTLTPVEDAYVNGVAPNTNYDDSQLASRGTTAYVGYLRYDLPAAPAGQVLKGARLDFRTSSDSTAGSAESHRVVPVTGAWTESTVTYNTRPALGATVLGTITGATAVSTGYSVALDASSLGGALGSTTSLALTNTGTDSLRIWSSEVTTAAYRPQLVLTFGAE from the coding sequence GTGAGTGCGCCACGCCGCCCCGGCGCCCGGTGGCGGCGGGGCGGGGCGGGCGCGGCCGCGCTGGCGCTGGCGGCGGGGGCGCTCTCCGCCTCGGCGGCGGGTGCTCCGCCGGCCGCGGCGCTGACCGCGCCGGTCGGGTTCACCGCCGACAACCTGTCCACCTACCAGACCAACGGCATCGTGTGGGCGCTGGCGGAGGCGAACGGGGTCGTCTACGCGGGCGGCACCTTCTCGCAGATCCGGCCCGCCGGGGTGGCGGCGGGCGGTACGGGTTCGGCGGCGGCGGTGAACTTCGCGGCGTTCAACGCGGCGACCGGGGCTCCGGCCGGCTGCTCGCTCTCCTTCACCCGCAGCAGCGGCACCGCCACGGTGAGGGCGTTGGCGCTCTCTCCGGACAAGTCAATCCTGTACGTGGGTGGTTGGTTCAACGCGGTCAACGGGACGACCAGAAACGGGCTGGTCGCGATCAACACCGCCACTTGCACGGTGCGTTCGGGGTTCGCACCGAACTTCGGCGCTACGGTGCGGGCGCTGGACGTGGCGGCGGACGGCACGGTGTACGCGGGCGGTGACTTCCAGACGGTCAACGGGAGTGCCCGGCGCTTCTTCGGGGCGGTGACCCCGGCGGGCGCGCTGACCGCGTGGAACCCGGACGCGGACGACCCCGGGCGGGCCCTGAAGGTCACACCGGACGGTGCTTCGGTGCTGATCGGGGGCGACTTCACCACGGTCGGCGGCACCGCGACGCACGCGCTCGCGGTGGTGGACGCGGCCTCCGGCGCGCTCACCCACCCCTACCCGAACGGTTTCGTCCCGGCGTCCGCGGTCATCAAGGACATCGTCACGGACCAGGCTTCCGGTGGCTGGTACGTCGCGGGCGAGGGGATGGGGGGCAACTCCTTCGACGGGCGCATCGCCATGGAGCTGGACGGGTTCGGCCAGCGCTGGCGCGACACCTGCCAGGGTGCCACCCAGGCGCTCCGGGTCCACCGGGGCGTGCTGTACGCGGGCAGCCATGTGCACGACTGCTCCACCATGGGCGAGTTCCCGAACCAGGTGCGCAAGCATCTGACCGCCCAGTCGGTGGACGGTCCGGCGATGCTGGGGTGGCTGCCGGACACCAATGACGGCATCGGGGAGCCGGTCGGGCCGCGCGCGCTGACCGTGTCGAGCCGGGACGGGCGCGACTTCCTCTGGGTGGGCGGCGAGTTCACCACCGTCAACGGGGCGGCCCAGCAGGGGCTGACCCGGTTCGCCAACACCCCGGACACGGGTGCGCCCGCCGTACCGGTGGTGAGCGTCTCCTCGCCCCGGGCGGGGCAGGTGAGGGTCGGCTGGCGTTCCTCGCTCGACCTGGACGACTCCTCGCTGACCTACCGGGTCTACCGCGACGGCGCGGCGGCCCCGGTGTACACCACGACGAGCTCCTCGCTCTTCTTCAGCCGTCCGCAGCTGACCTTCACGGACACGGACGTGGTGGCCGGGCAGACGTACTCCTATCGGGTCAGCGCGAGCGACGGCACCAACACCAGCGCCCAGTCCGCCGCCGTCTCCGTCACCGCGGCGTCCTCGGCGTCACCGTACCGGGAGAAGGTGCTGGCCGACGGCGCCGAGCTGTACTGGCGGTACGACGAGGCGGGCGGGGCGTTCGCCGCGGACGCCTCGGACGGGCTCGACGGGGGCGTGTACGTCAACGCGCCGACGTACCGGGCGGCGGGGGCGGTGGCCGGTTCGACCGCGCTGGGCGTCAACGGCACGGACGAGTACGTCTACAGCGACCGGCTGCACCACTCCACCTCGCCGTCGCCGTACTCGGTCGAGACCTGGTTCCGTACGACCTCGACGACCGGGGGCCGGATCGTCGGCTTCGGCAACAACATCGGCGTCGACACGGGCCACACCAGCACCATCTCCGACAAGATCGTCTACCTGACGGACGTCGGACGGCTCGCCTTCGGGGTCCAGACCGGCAGCAGCAGCACCCGGCCGACCATCACCACCCCCGGCAGCTACAACGACGGCGCCTGGCACCACGTGGTCGCCACCCAGGGCCCGGCGGGCATGGTGCTGTACGTGGACGGCGCGGTGGCCGGCACCAACGCGGCGACCGGGAACCGTTCGTACGACGGGTACTGGCGGGTCGGCGGGGACGCGATGAACAACGCCTGGCCGAACCGTCCGACCAGCACCTACCTCGCGGGGCAGGTGGACGAGACCGCGGTCTACCCGACCGCCCTGACCGCGGCGCAGGTCGCCGCCCACCACGACCTCGCGGACGCCCCGCCCGTGCCCGGCGACGGCGGTGGGGACGGGGGTGACGGCGGTGCGGACACCACGGTCACGCTCACCCCGGTGGAGGACGCCTACGTCAACGGCGTCGCCCCGAACACGAACTACGACGACAGCCAGCTCGCCTCGCGCGGCACCACCGCGTACGTGGGCTACCTCCGGTACGACCTGCCGGCGGCCCCCGCCGGGCAGGTGCTCAAGGGTGCCCGGCTCGACTTCCGCACCTCCTCGGACTCGACGGCGGGTTCCGCCGAGAGCCACCGGGTGGTGCCGGTCACCGGCGCCTGGACCGAATCGACGGTCACCTACAACACCCGGCCGGCGCTCGGTGCGACCGTGCTGGGGACCATCACCGGCGCTACTGCCGTGTCCACCGGCTACTCGGTGGCACTGGACGCGTCGTCCCTGGGCGGGGCCCTCGGCTCCACCACCTCACTCGCCCTGACCAACACCGGTACGGACAGCCTCCGTATCTGGTCGAGCGAGGTCACCACCGCGGCCTACCGGCCGCAGCTCGTTCTCACCTTCGGAGCTGAATGA
- a CDS encoding GDP-L-fucose synthase family protein has product MTTDLPGLPQESDRPLLRPGARIFVAGHRGLVGSAVVRRLTADGHEVLTRGRDLLDLRDGARTEAYLKDIRPDAVVLAAAKVGGIMANSTWPVQFLEDNLRIQLSVIAGAHAAGTERLLFLGSSCIYPKHAPQPISEDALLTGPLEPTNEAYALAKIAGIVQTQSYRRQYGASYISAMPTNLYGPGDNFDLATSHVLPALIRRFHEAKRDGAPTVTLWGSGTPRREFLHVDDLAAACALLLASYDGDEPVNVGCGDDLTIRELAETVRDVTGYQGEIAWDTSKPDGTPRKLLDVERLTSLGFAPKISLRDGIAGTYAWWRERDTALG; this is encoded by the coding sequence ATGACGACTGATCTCCCCGGCCTTCCCCAGGAATCCGATCGCCCTCTACTGCGCCCCGGCGCACGCATATTCGTGGCCGGTCACCGCGGACTGGTCGGTTCGGCGGTGGTCCGCCGCCTGACCGCGGACGGCCATGAGGTCCTCACCCGCGGCCGCGACCTCCTCGACCTGCGCGACGGTGCGCGGACCGAGGCGTATCTGAAGGACATCCGGCCGGACGCCGTCGTCCTGGCCGCCGCCAAGGTGGGCGGGATCATGGCGAACAGCACCTGGCCGGTGCAGTTCCTGGAGGACAACCTCCGCATCCAGCTGAGCGTGATCGCGGGCGCCCACGCGGCCGGCACCGAACGGCTCCTGTTCCTCGGCTCCTCCTGCATCTACCCCAAGCACGCCCCCCAGCCGATCAGCGAGGACGCGCTGCTCACCGGCCCCCTGGAGCCGACCAACGAGGCGTACGCGCTGGCCAAGATCGCCGGAATCGTGCAGACCCAGTCGTACCGCAGGCAGTACGGCGCCTCGTACATCAGCGCCATGCCGACCAATCTCTACGGCCCCGGGGACAACTTCGACCTGGCGACCTCGCACGTCCTGCCCGCGCTCATCCGCCGCTTCCACGAGGCGAAGCGCGACGGGGCGCCCACCGTCACCCTCTGGGGTTCCGGCACCCCGCGCCGCGAGTTCCTGCACGTCGACGACCTGGCCGCGGCCTGCGCCCTCCTGCTCGCCTCGTACGACGGTGACGAGCCGGTCAACGTCGGCTGCGGCGACGACCTCACCATCCGCGAACTCGCCGAAACCGTGCGTGATGTGACGGGCTATCAGGGCGAGATCGCCTGGGACACCTCGAAGCCCGACGGCACCCCCCGCAAACTGCTGGACGTGGAGCGCCTGACGTCCCTCGGCTTCGCGCCGAAGATCTCGCTGCGGGACGGCATCGCCGGGACCTACGCCTGGTGGCGCGAGAGGGACACCGCCCTCGGGTGA
- the gmd gene encoding GDP-mannose 4,6-dehydratase, whose product MAKTALITGVTGQDGSYLSELLLDKGYTVHGLIRRSSSFNTERIDHIYQGPEEADRSFVLHHADLADGVALVNLLREIRPDEVYNLGAQSHVRVSFDAPLYTGDVTGLGAIRLLEAVRASGIDTRVYQASSSEMFGSTPPPQNEETPFHPRSPYSVAKVYAYWATVNYREAYGMFAVNGILFNHESPRRGETFVTRKITRGVARIKAGLQDRLHLGNLDAVRDWGYAPEYVDAMWRMLQRDVPDDYVVATGEGVSVRQFLEHSFAHAGLDWREHVRYDPKYERPSEVDALIGDASKAEELLGWKPEVRSMELARIMVDADVRLLEAQLSGAAVRVDR is encoded by the coding sequence ATGGCCAAGACCGCACTCATCACCGGCGTGACCGGGCAGGACGGCTCGTACCTGTCCGAGCTGCTGCTCGACAAGGGCTACACGGTCCACGGGCTCATACGCCGTTCGTCGAGCTTCAACACCGAGCGCATCGACCACATTTACCAGGGGCCCGAGGAGGCGGACCGCTCCTTCGTACTGCACCACGCGGACCTCGCCGACGGTGTGGCACTGGTGAACCTGCTGCGCGAGATCCGGCCCGACGAGGTTTACAATCTCGGCGCCCAGTCGCACGTCCGGGTCTCCTTCGACGCCCCCCTCTACACCGGGGACGTCACCGGACTCGGCGCGATCCGGCTGCTGGAAGCGGTGCGTGCCAGCGGTATCGACACCCGCGTCTACCAGGCGTCCTCGTCCGAGATGTTCGGCTCCACCCCTCCCCCGCAGAACGAGGAGACGCCGTTCCACCCGCGCAGCCCGTACAGCGTGGCCAAGGTGTACGCGTACTGGGCCACGGTCAACTACCGTGAGGCGTACGGGATGTTCGCGGTGAACGGCATCCTGTTCAACCACGAGTCCCCGCGCCGGGGCGAGACCTTCGTGACCCGCAAGATCACCCGGGGGGTGGCCCGCATCAAGGCCGGACTCCAGGACCGGCTGCACCTGGGGAACCTGGACGCGGTACGCGACTGGGGGTACGCCCCCGAGTACGTGGACGCGATGTGGCGGATGCTCCAGCGCGACGTCCCCGACGACTACGTGGTGGCGACCGGTGAGGGGGTCAGCGTCCGGCAGTTCCTGGAGCACTCCTTCGCCCATGCCGGTCTGGACTGGCGCGAGCACGTGCGGTACGACCCGAAGTACGAACGCCCCAGCGAGGTGGACGCGTTGATCGGTGACGCCTCGAAGGCGGAGGAGCTGCTCGGCTGGAAGCCGGAGGTGCGGTCCATGGAGCTGGCGCGCATCATGGTCGACGCGGACGTCCGGCTGCTGGAGGCGCAGCTCAGCGGCGCGGCCGTGCGGGTGGACCGGTGA
- a CDS encoding exopolysaccharide biosynthesis polyprenyl glycosylphosphotransferase → MGHVETPESDISGPVGLRRLPRPRSTAPRNRATALEQLWRAPTAQRDLTDHARPGRRAGRWGTPLTVLTETVGMAVPAWAVLSARGQPVALPTAAIAALVWAGVRAVRGRCTTGPTRSAAGAAGVLGDWLVFVGLLAVAWAVAGDAVDPTAALVAAVPGGAVAVVVTSAVRRRARATHRRPALRVLVVGDASGVDTVAGALDPRTQKEGYAVVAAVPVGAAEPEHELPLTGRLGADGADDDVSTVLAGAYAYDVDLVLVAPGPLLCGDRLRRLGWGLHDGGIALCVLSALSGIATSRVHPASVAGMTLLHVTPPLRRGPQPALKTVLDRSGAVFGLVLLAPLLLAVALGVRLSSRGPVFHRQIRHGRHDRPFTMWKFRTMVVDAESRKAELTGANEVDGPLFKMRRDPRVTAIGRALRRTSIDELPQLFNVLRGDMSLVGPRPPLPEEAADYDDRERRRLAVKPGLTGLWQVSGRSDLSWQESVALDLWYVDNWSVSTDVNLLARTVRAVTDGRGAY, encoded by the coding sequence ATGGGGCATGTCGAAACACCTGAATCTGACATATCCGGGCCCGTGGGACTGCGGCGTCTGCCACGCCCCCGCTCCACGGCACCCCGGAACCGTGCGACGGCTCTGGAACAGCTCTGGAGGGCCCCGACAGCACAGCGCGACCTGACTGATCACGCACGTCCCGGCCGGCGGGCCGGCCGCTGGGGTACGCCCCTCACGGTCCTGACCGAGACCGTGGGGATGGCCGTCCCCGCCTGGGCCGTCCTGTCGGCGCGGGGGCAGCCGGTGGCCCTGCCCACCGCCGCGATCGCGGCGCTCGTCTGGGCCGGGGTACGGGCCGTGCGCGGGCGCTGCACCACCGGACCGACGCGGAGCGCGGCCGGAGCGGCGGGGGTCCTGGGCGACTGGCTGGTCTTCGTCGGCCTGCTCGCCGTCGCCTGGGCCGTGGCCGGCGACGCCGTCGACCCGACCGCCGCTCTGGTGGCCGCCGTGCCCGGCGGGGCGGTGGCGGTCGTGGTGACCTCGGCCGTCCGGCGGCGGGCCCGCGCCACGCACCGCCGTCCGGCCCTGCGGGTCCTCGTCGTCGGTGACGCGTCCGGGGTGGACACCGTAGCGGGAGCCCTCGATCCCCGTACGCAGAAGGAGGGCTACGCCGTCGTGGCGGCCGTGCCCGTGGGGGCGGCGGAGCCGGAGCACGAGCTGCCGCTGACCGGGCGGCTCGGGGCCGACGGGGCGGACGACGACGTCTCGACCGTGCTCGCCGGGGCGTACGCGTACGACGTGGACCTGGTCCTGGTGGCGCCCGGGCCGCTGCTCTGCGGCGACCGGCTGCGCCGGCTCGGCTGGGGGCTGCACGACGGGGGCATCGCGCTCTGCGTGCTCTCCGCGCTCTCCGGCATCGCCACCTCCCGGGTCCACCCCGCCTCGGTCGCCGGGATGACGCTGCTGCACGTCACCCCGCCGCTGCGGCGGGGACCGCAGCCGGCGCTGAAGACGGTGCTGGACCGGTCCGGCGCGGTGTTCGGGCTGGTGCTGCTGGCGCCCCTGCTGCTGGCGGTGGCGCTGGGCGTGCGGCTCTCCTCGCGCGGGCCCGTCTTCCACCGGCAGATCCGGCACGGGCGGCACGACCGGCCGTTCACCATGTGGAAGTTCCGCACGATGGTGGTCGACGCCGAGTCCCGCAAGGCGGAGCTGACCGGGGCCAACGAGGTGGACGGCCCGCTGTTCAAGATGCGCCGCGATCCCCGGGTGACCGCGATCGGCCGGGCCCTGCGGCGTACCTCGATCGATGAACTCCCGCAGCTCTTCAACGTGTTGCGGGGTGACATGTCCCTGGTAGGCCCCCGCCCGCCGCTTCCCGAGGAGGCGGCCGACTACGACGACCGCGAGCGCAGACGCCTCGCGGTGAAGCCCGGGCTGACCGGCCTCTGGCAGGTCAGCGGCCGGTCCGACCTCTCCTGGCAGGAGTCGGTCGCGCTGGACCTCTGGTACGTCGACAACTGGTCGGTCTCCACCGACGTGAACCTGCTGGCCCGTACGGTGCGCGCCGTCACCGACGGTCGCGGGGCCTACTGA